From the Stigmatella erecta genome, one window contains:
- a CDS encoding MXAN_6640 family putative metalloprotease yields MRALALTLLLGAGCGSARPPHEVPGGMAGQLVAVVRPTEPSAPLPRFEPGETVESMVSPGGRFRLHFSRSGPNAVAAADGDGSGTPDSVEAAARVYDRVAAFYQGLGYRLPSEDTAGGDGKFDVYLVDFALRADGAYRLDGCLGADTDCTGHIVQENDFAGYSYGSYEEAVATLASHEFFHAVQAVYHPGLGIVAGEGSAVWATERFEPALDDLEHFSSAYLERPDRSLVLDPDGPAQSFSYGASLFFQFLGERFGDGLIRSLWEESVRSPTARWPVLLDTCLRRDWNTDFDAAFTEFAQWNLSTGSRWQAGQGYARGAGYAELVLAPRTLPVDESSVRVAPAAVRYFEVAGGAGTVSVGFQPREGDETGALHLVAVARSGTAVLRVVKAEGPGPLSLQLPAQDATSVSVAVVDGRHEGTGRYGRLCMAPTATATPCGEEPGEEPEEPESSKGCQAGPGTGGGGLLLAAGLWRLRRRCLPSSTR; encoded by the coding sequence GTGCGCCCCACGGAGCCGTCAGCGCCCCTTCCGCGGTTCGAGCCCGGGGAGACCGTGGAGTCCATGGTGTCGCCGGGCGGGCGTTTCCGCCTCCACTTTTCCCGCTCGGGCCCCAACGCGGTGGCCGCGGCGGATGGGGATGGCAGTGGCACCCCGGACTCGGTCGAGGCGGCGGCGCGGGTGTACGACCGCGTGGCGGCCTTCTACCAGGGGCTGGGCTACCGCTTGCCGTCCGAGGACACCGCCGGCGGGGATGGGAAGTTCGACGTGTACCTGGTGGACTTCGCCCTGCGGGCCGACGGGGCCTACCGGCTGGACGGGTGCCTCGGGGCGGACACGGACTGCACGGGGCACATCGTTCAGGAGAATGACTTCGCCGGCTACTCCTACGGCTCATATGAGGAGGCCGTGGCCACGCTGGCCAGCCACGAGTTCTTCCACGCGGTGCAGGCGGTCTACCACCCGGGGCTGGGCATCGTGGCGGGGGAGGGCAGCGCGGTCTGGGCCACCGAGCGCTTCGAGCCCGCGCTGGACGACCTGGAGCACTTCTCGTCCGCGTACCTGGAGCGGCCCGACCGCAGCCTGGTGCTGGATCCGGACGGGCCCGCGCAGTCGTTCAGCTATGGCGCGTCCCTGTTCTTCCAGTTCCTGGGGGAGCGCTTCGGGGATGGGCTCATCCGCTCGCTCTGGGAGGAGAGCGTCCGCTCGCCCACGGCGCGCTGGCCGGTGTTGCTGGACACGTGTCTGCGCCGCGACTGGAACACGGACTTCGACGCGGCCTTCACGGAGTTCGCCCAGTGGAACCTGTCCACGGGCTCGCGATGGCAGGCCGGGCAGGGGTACGCGCGGGGCGCGGGCTATGCGGAGCTGGTGCTCGCGCCCAGGACGCTCCCGGTGGACGAGTCCTCGGTGCGCGTCGCCCCCGCAGCCGTCCGTTACTTCGAGGTGGCGGGAGGGGCCGGGACGGTCTCGGTGGGCTTCCAGCCCCGCGAGGGGGACGAGACGGGCGCGCTCCACCTGGTGGCGGTGGCACGCTCGGGCACGGCGGTGCTGCGGGTGGTCAAGGCCGAAGGGCCCGGTCCGCTGAGCCTCCAGCTTCCTGCCCAGGACGCCACGAGCGTGTCCGTGGCGGTGGTGGATGGGCGCCACGAGGGGACGGGACGGTATGGGCGGCTCTGCATGGCTCCTACGGCCACGGCCACCCCGTGTGGTGAGGAGCCGGGGGAGGAGCCCGAGGAGCCCGAGTCCTCCAAGGGGTGCCAGGCGGGGCCGGGGACGGGAGGGGGAGGGCTGCTGTTGGCTGCTGGGTTGTGGCGCCTCAGGCGCCGGTGTTTGCCGTCTTCAACCCGATGA